From Chryseobacterium salivictor, a single genomic window includes:
- a CDS encoding efflux RND transporter periplasmic adaptor subunit, producing MKKNLIILLALFTLINCKKEDDKKEVEAAKGFVISNLMMKSTTVVEVKNDYIKDEISFFGKIAADKNQYIDVFPLVGGNVISINAELGDYVKKGQVLATIRSTEVAGYQKDLSYAKTDLVVAQKNLRVAQDMYNGKLSTEREVLEAKSQVQKAEDELRRSQSVNQVYNISKGNVYSVVSPISGYIVQKNINKDMQLRSDRSDNIFDVANTKNVWAILNINQSDIHKISLGMKAEVSTLAAPDKVFYGKIDKIFKIIDPETNSMQARVVLDNANGELIPESKATIKVFNTENTTALSVPSNALIFDDNRYYVILFKSQSNVKVQEVKVAKQTGNVSYISDGLKEGDKVVTNNQLLFYRSLNE from the coding sequence ATGAAGAAAAATTTAATCATTTTGCTCGCCCTTTTTACCTTGATAAACTGTAAAAAAGAGGACGATAAAAAAGAGGTTGAAGCTGCAAAAGGTTTTGTTATTAGTAATCTGATGATGAAATCCACCACAGTTGTGGAAGTTAAGAACGATTACATTAAAGATGAAATAAGCTTTTTCGGAAAAATCGCAGCCGATAAAAATCAATACATCGATGTTTTTCCTCTGGTCGGCGGGAATGTAATTTCCATCAATGCGGAGCTGGGCGATTACGTGAAAAAAGGGCAGGTGCTGGCGACGATCCGGAGTACTGAAGTTGCAGGTTATCAAAAAGATTTGAGTTACGCGAAAACAGATTTAGTGGTTGCTCAGAAAAACCTTCGGGTGGCGCAGGATATGTACAACGGGAAATTGAGTACCGAAAGAGAAGTTCTGGAAGCCAAAAGCCAGGTTCAAAAAGCGGAAGATGAGCTGCGTAGATCACAATCGGTGAATCAGGTTTACAATATCAGCAAAGGAAATGTGTATTCGGTGGTTTCGCCGATCAGCGGGTATATCGTTCAGAAAAACATTAATAAAGATATGCAGCTCAGAAGCGACCGTTCAGATAATATCTTCGATGTTGCCAATACGAAGAATGTTTGGGCGATTTTAAATATTAACCAAAGTGATATTCATAAAATTTCTTTGGGGATGAAAGCGGAGGTTTCTACTTTGGCGGCACCTGATAAAGTTTTCTACGGGAAAATCGATAAAATCTTTAAAATTATCGATCCCGAAACCAATTCCATGCAGGCTAGAGTTGTTTTGGATAATGCAAACGGCGAGCTGATTCCTGAAAGCAAAGCTACCATCAAAGTCTTTAATACAGAAAATACAACCGCACTCTCTGTTCCTTCTAACGCATTAATTTTCGATGATAACCGATATTATGTCATTCTTTTTAAAAGCCAGAGTAATGTAAAAGTGCAGGAAGTAAAAGTAGCCAAACAAACTGGGAATGTTTCTTATATTTCTGATGGACTTAAAGAAGGCGACAAGGTGGTTACCAATAATCAACTGTTGTTTTACAGATCGTTAAACGAATAA
- a CDS encoding HPF/RaiA family ribosome-associated protein: MKIKVQSMGLTPHAPLEEYLDKKLNKLETFYDKIHGCQVFLKVENTGGKDNKTAEIKLEVPGDDIVVKKTSASFEESIDLCADAAKKLLIKKKELA; the protein is encoded by the coding sequence ATGAAAATTAAAGTTCAGTCAATGGGATTGACTCCACATGCACCACTTGAAGAGTATTTAGACAAGAAACTCAATAAGTTAGAAACTTTTTATGACAAGATCCATGGCTGCCAGGTTTTTCTGAAAGTAGAAAATACCGGAGGTAAAGATAATAAGACAGCAGAGATTAAACTGGAAGTTCCGGGCGATGATATTGTAGTTAAAAAGACTTCTGCTTCTTTTGAAGAGAGTATTGATCTTTGTGCTGATGCAGCTAAAAAACTGTTAATCAAGAAGAAAGAACTTGCTTAA
- a CDS encoding UvrD-helicase domain-containing protein, which yields MQPDYKVINASAGSGKTYALVQNLLAICLKYPSQADKIRNILALTFTNKAANEMKHRIIDWLKKFSLDTYESNNDLINIQEKLKNEGFTIPLKELHERSKKMLDYVLHHYSTLNIGTIDKFNSKLVRSFAQELGLAQNFNLEINPEPFLIEAVDKMLEDIGEENKISEAFMDFVNYTLDNNDRIDLNKTLYNSAKEYVQDKHYFQLNENKDFDWEVYENTKISLRQSIRDLRENSLKIADEVMILLQEKDLEIGDFADGKNGIGGFFEKFLHKKIPLLYETIEQETGREEKIRKGASSKSKHKESEIFEILDHLLQHRKNIINNHVEAEKKQKILNALLPLKVNKDIQDKLAEIEQENDLVLLSKFNIMIHENLRKEPTAFIYEKIGTKFSHYFFDEFQDTSLLQWQNFLPLRDHAVSQEHMSFTLVGDPKQSIYRFRGGDSQLMLDIINQKENSPVKARVENLENNYRSAKNIVDFNNQLYQYMSQFTEKEHQEIFGSGSQQAAKSDLEGRVRINLIENASKKIMFYEDATEKMRDDIESCLANGYRFSDITILCRGNFDIFTFSQLLGNLKANYKGEEVYIKTISESGLTLNLSLTLLALTEFLKWEENPKNFQFVVKMLYYLKVLGRIEMEDFSNEIMEILALKTKSKMEVLIAEKYGLQLQSKDLLQLNLYNFIEHFLHEFSVKDKETDFLFNYLEMLYAYSQNAGSTLKEFLKYWNEEANSKTIQASENVDAVQIMTIHKSKGLEFPVVLLPMKNAAGSKKSSYWFGTSSEDQLNSVNVNFFDSTLEIYDAEIADFNYENSYQEKIDQFCLQYVATTRAAEQLFFYIEQPNKSANHLEIYDFLESKIPRDEAAEPISSFDLYPVSDENLRKKTEKKNAEFITKAIHLTTEKEKYPDAIKIATPTKNYQNRVEKVRMGIFTHEILAQINTAKDVEKVLESYLLEGTITDVEKSQINDRIFNIITHENYSKYFKENQTVINEKDIMISENGTSTVYRPDRLIDTGNGFIIIDFKTGDEQEKHQLQVDEYKSVLEKLGKKVVETEIIYV from the coding sequence ATGCAACCCGACTATAAAGTAATCAACGCCTCGGCAGGATCCGGAAAGACTTACGCACTGGTTCAGAACCTGTTAGCCATCTGTTTAAAGTATCCTTCTCAGGCTGATAAAATCCGAAATATCCTGGCATTAACTTTTACCAATAAAGCAGCCAATGAAATGAAACACCGGATCATCGATTGGTTGAAAAAGTTTTCCCTGGACACTTATGAATCGAATAACGACCTCATCAATATTCAGGAAAAATTGAAAAATGAAGGTTTTACTATTCCGTTGAAAGAATTACACGAGCGTTCCAAAAAAATGCTGGATTACGTTCTACACCACTACTCTACTCTAAATATCGGTACGATTGATAAGTTTAATTCAAAGCTGGTGAGAAGTTTTGCTCAGGAATTGGGTTTAGCGCAAAACTTTAATCTGGAAATCAATCCCGAGCCTTTTCTTATCGAAGCCGTGGATAAAATGCTGGAAGATATCGGTGAAGAAAATAAAATTTCTGAAGCATTTATGGATTTCGTGAACTATACCCTGGATAATAATGACCGGATCGACCTCAACAAAACATTGTATAATTCCGCAAAAGAATACGTTCAGGACAAACATTATTTCCAGTTGAATGAAAACAAAGATTTCGATTGGGAAGTTTACGAAAATACGAAAATAAGTCTGAGGCAAAGCATCAGAGATTTAAGGGAAAACTCCCTGAAAATCGCCGACGAAGTGATGATTCTGCTGCAGGAAAAAGATCTGGAAATTGGTGATTTTGCCGACGGAAAGAACGGAATCGGTGGTTTTTTCGAGAAATTCCTGCATAAAAAAATTCCGCTTCTCTATGAAACTATAGAACAGGAAACTGGCAGAGAAGAGAAAATCCGGAAAGGAGCTTCCTCGAAATCCAAACATAAAGAAAGTGAAATTTTTGAAATTCTGGATCACCTTTTACAGCACCGAAAAAACATCATTAATAATCACGTTGAAGCGGAAAAGAAACAAAAAATCCTCAATGCGCTTTTACCTTTAAAAGTAAATAAAGATATTCAGGACAAATTAGCCGAAATCGAGCAGGAAAACGATTTGGTTCTACTGTCGAAATTCAATATTATGATTCATGAAAATCTTCGGAAAGAACCTACTGCATTCATTTATGAAAAAATAGGGACGAAATTTTCTCATTATTTCTTTGACGAATTTCAGGATACTTCTTTACTGCAATGGCAAAATTTTTTACCGTTAAGAGATCATGCAGTTTCACAGGAACACATGAGTTTTACTTTGGTTGGCGATCCAAAACAAAGCATTTATCGCTTTCGTGGCGGCGATTCTCAACTGATGCTGGACATCATTAATCAAAAAGAAAACTCACCCGTTAAAGCGAGAGTTGAAAATCTGGAAAACAATTACCGGAGCGCAAAGAATATTGTCGATTTCAACAATCAACTGTATCAGTATATGTCGCAGTTTACTGAAAAAGAACATCAGGAAATCTTCGGAAGCGGGTCGCAGCAGGCAGCAAAATCCGATTTGGAAGGTCGGGTGAGAATTAATCTTATTGAAAATGCCAGTAAGAAAATCATGTTTTATGAAGATGCTACGGAAAAAATGCGCGATGATATTGAAAGCTGTTTAGCGAACGGTTACCGATTTTCAGACATCACGATTCTTTGCCGCGGAAATTTTGATATTTTTACTTTCTCTCAGTTATTAGGGAATTTAAAAGCGAACTATAAAGGTGAAGAAGTTTACATTAAAACGATTTCAGAATCAGGATTAACCTTGAATTTATCGCTGACTTTATTAGCGTTAACCGAGTTTTTAAAATGGGAAGAAAATCCCAAAAACTTTCAGTTTGTCGTGAAAATGCTTTATTATTTAAAGGTTTTAGGACGAATTGAAATGGAGGATTTCAGCAATGAAATTATGGAAATACTGGCTTTGAAAACGAAATCAAAAATGGAAGTTCTGATTGCAGAAAAATACGGACTTCAACTTCAGTCGAAGGATTTGCTGCAACTGAATCTGTATAATTTCATTGAACATTTCTTACATGAATTTTCGGTAAAAGACAAAGAAACCGATTTTCTTTTCAATTATTTAGAAATGCTTTACGCGTATTCTCAAAATGCGGGTTCTACCTTGAAAGAATTTTTAAAATATTGGAATGAAGAAGCGAACAGTAAAACGATTCAAGCTTCTGAAAACGTAGATGCGGTACAAATTATGACGATTCATAAATCAAAAGGTCTGGAATTTCCGGTTGTTCTGTTACCGATGAAAAATGCGGCAGGTTCCAAAAAAAGCAGCTATTGGTTTGGAACCAGTTCCGAAGACCAGCTCAATTCTGTGAATGTCAACTTCTTCGACAGCACTTTGGAAATTTATGATGCTGAAATCGCAGACTTTAATTATGAAAATTCTTATCAGGAAAAAATTGATCAATTCTGTTTGCAATATGTGGCGACCACCAGAGCGGCAGAACAGCTTTTTTTCTATATCGAACAACCTAACAAATCGGCCAATCATCTAGAGATTTACGATTTTCTGGAATCTAAAATCCCCAGAGACGAAGCCGCAGAACCAATTTCTTCATTTGATTTATATCCTGTTTCAGATGAAAATCTGCGAAAGAAAACGGAGAAAAAAAACGCGGAATTTATAACAAAAGCCATTCATCTTACGACCGAAAAAGAGAAATATCCGGACGCGATTAAGATTGCAACACCTACGAAAAACTACCAAAACCGGGTTGAAAAAGTAAGAATGGGAATTTTCACGCACGAGATTTTAGCCCAAATCAATACGGCAAAAGATGTGGAAAAAGTATTGGAAAGCTATTTGCTGGAAGGAACGATTACCGATGTAGAAAAATCGCAAATCAATGATCGGATTTTCAATATCATTACTCATGAAAATTATTCGAAATATTTCAAAGAAAATCAAACCGTCATTAATGAAAAAGATATCATGATTTCGGAAAATGGAACTTCAACCGTATACCGCCCGGACCGGCTGATTGATACCGGAAACGGGTTCATCATCATTGATTTCAAAACCGGTGATGAGCAGGAAAAACATCAACTGCAGGTTGATGAATACAAATCGGTATTAGAAAAACTGGGCAAGAAGGTTGTAGAAACAGAGATTATTTATGTGTAA
- a CDS encoding sensor histidine kinase yields the protein MRSLKRKIALNLSIAFSLLFGIVMTIIYVSFNSFRREEFKDRFVQRLDFTTNFISQSEGFNEKGPIVFSENADNILFNENIIIFDARKKLLYSTVKDQNITWENELLDRLDREKTIYTENTKPETYAALRSIHGKNYYIITSAIDSSGQSKLAYLKYLLIFSYLLSIALIWFFCYYIIGKFLQPLEKLKKEISEVTAHKLTTQIPVKASNDEIGVLAQSFNTMIVRLNDVFQSQKDFTASASHEIRTPLTRMAFQLENLKKSDQHSPKTLAVLSQISKEIFQLSDLTNSLLVLTKFDKENIKTIYEEVRIDEVIFDAYQKVEKNFPKLKMDFQISEQSVESSQLSVLGVKSLLEIVFINLFKNAAIYTDNDFVNVTIEESSHTLVVNVLSFGSTISAEEQKRLFDPFMRGSNSQKTSGSGLGLKIVKRILEYHKATISYHSASANQNIFTINFPL from the coding sequence ATGAGGTCTCTTAAACGTAAAATTGCTTTAAATCTGAGCATTGCGTTTTCATTACTTTTTGGTATCGTAATGACTATTATTTATGTCTCTTTTAATTCTTTTAGAAGAGAAGAATTTAAAGACCGCTTTGTGCAAAGACTTGATTTTACAACGAATTTCATTTCACAATCTGAAGGATTTAATGAGAAAGGGCCAATCGTTTTCAGTGAAAATGCAGATAATATCCTGTTCAATGAAAATATCATTATTTTTGATGCGCGCAAAAAGTTGCTTTACAGCACGGTTAAAGATCAAAATATAACCTGGGAAAATGAGTTGCTCGACCGGCTCGACCGGGAAAAGACCATTTATACTGAAAATACAAAGCCTGAGACATACGCTGCTTTACGAAGTATCCATGGCAAAAATTATTATATCATAACCAGCGCAATCGATAGCTCTGGTCAGTCGAAACTGGCTTATCTTAAATACCTGTTGATTTTTTCTTATTTGCTGAGTATTGCGCTTATTTGGTTTTTCTGTTATTATATTATAGGTAAATTTTTGCAGCCTTTAGAAAAACTGAAGAAAGAAATTTCAGAAGTTACGGCACATAAACTTACTACTCAGATTCCGGTGAAAGCTTCCAATGACGAAATCGGTGTTTTAGCGCAGTCTTTTAATACAATGATTGTCCGGTTAAATGATGTTTTTCAGTCTCAGAAAGATTTTACAGCCAGTGCTTCTCACGAGATCCGAACTCCTTTAACGAGAATGGCTTTTCAGCTGGAGAATTTAAAAAAATCAGACCAACATTCCCCAAAAACATTAGCAGTATTGTCGCAGATTTCAAAAGAGATTTTCCAGCTGTCGGATCTTACGAATTCGCTTTTGGTGCTTACCAAATTTGATAAAGAAAATATAAAGACTATTTATGAAGAGGTAAGAATTGATGAAGTTATTTTTGATGCCTACCAAAAAGTGGAAAAAAACTTCCCGAAATTGAAAATGGATTTTCAAATTTCTGAACAGAGCGTAGAAAGTTCTCAACTGTCGGTTCTCGGAGTGAAGTCTTTATTGGAGATTGTATTTATCAATCTGTTCAAAAATGCCGCGATTTATACTGATAACGATTTCGTCAATGTAACTATTGAAGAGTCTTCACATACTTTAGTGGTAAATGTTCTTAGTTTTGGAAGCACTATTTCTGCGGAAGAACAAAAGCGTTTATTCGATCCGTTTATGAGAGGAAGTAATTCTCAAAAAACTTCCGGTTCTGGTCTGGGACTGAAAATTGTAAAACGGATTCTGGAATATCACAAAGCAACAATTTCTTATCACAGTGCGTCAGCCAACCAAAATATCTTTACGATTAACTTTCCTTTGTAG
- a CDS encoding response regulator transcription factor, which translates to MKILLLEDDLILATELAAFLEGSEFEVKKVYDGDLFLQEVQQNTYDIYLLDINVPTINGLDVCEKIRLVDHNTPIIMISAYGDLSDKKDAFNRLADDYLVKPFQFEELLMRIQSLIRRKNTQEKSVDDIFSIEDLTINKTDQKVFRGEQEIALTVKEFQLLVFLAEAQGRTVSKQQITEHVWEQNFNTNTNTVEVYINFLRKKIDKDFAVKLIHTRSGYGYYLNAL; encoded by the coding sequence ATGAAAATTCTTTTGTTAGAAGATGATCTTATCCTCGCGACCGAACTGGCTGCGTTTTTGGAGGGCAGTGAATTTGAGGTAAAAAAAGTGTATGATGGCGATCTCTTCTTGCAGGAAGTTCAGCAAAATACTTATGACATCTATTTACTCGACATCAATGTGCCTACAATAAACGGCCTGGATGTTTGTGAGAAAATAAGACTGGTAGATCACAATACCCCAATCATTATGATTTCTGCCTACGGTGATTTATCGGATAAGAAAGATGCCTTCAATCGGCTTGCTGACGATTATCTGGTGAAGCCTTTTCAGTTCGAAGAGTTACTGATGAGAATTCAGTCGCTTATCAGACGGAAGAATACGCAGGAAAAGTCCGTTGACGACATTTTTTCTATTGAAGATCTTACGATTAATAAAACGGATCAGAAAGTTTTCAGGGGCGAACAGGAAATCGCACTGACGGTGAAGGAATTTCAACTTTTGGTTTTTTTGGCAGAAGCGCAGGGAAGAACGGTTTCTAAACAACAGATTACTGAACATGTCTGGGAACAGAATTTTAATACCAATACCAATACGGTCGAAGTGTACATTAATTTTTTGAGAAAGAAGATTGATAAGGATTTTGCCGTAAAATTAATTCATACCCGGTCAGGGTACGGTTATTATCTGAATGCATTATAA
- a CDS encoding tyrosine-type recombinase/integrase, whose translation MTDRFLEYIEVEKRYSPHTVTSYRKDLTDFSAFLLKTESHQDFTKVDKKIIKNFMTELSLSGISKRSINRKLSSLRSFFLFLLKIDEVKVSPLESIHSLKFFAEKQIPFSEEEMLELESIEGKPKTGSFLKELIIETLYQTGMRRAELTGLLFDNVDFSKKEIMVTGKGNKSRIIPVSEKLIKGFEQYLPTRKPLKTDEAYFFVSKKGEKLNDKFVYSAVNSYLGLVTSKSKKSPHILRHSFATHVLENGAEISKLKKLMGHSSLASTQVYTTANIEQLKKVFNNAHPRAIKNVDYEN comes from the coding sequence ATGACAGACCGGTTTTTAGAATATATTGAAGTAGAAAAACGATATTCGCCACATACGGTGACGAGTTACCGCAAAGATTTAACTGATTTCTCAGCTTTTCTGCTAAAGACGGAATCGCATCAGGATTTTACAAAAGTCGATAAAAAGATCATTAAAAATTTTATGACCGAATTGAGTTTGTCCGGGATTTCTAAACGGAGCATCAATAGAAAACTCTCTTCTTTGCGGAGCTTTTTTCTCTTTCTGCTCAAGATTGATGAAGTGAAGGTTTCGCCGCTTGAAAGTATTCACTCCCTGAAATTTTTTGCCGAAAAACAAATTCCTTTTTCAGAAGAGGAAATGTTGGAACTCGAATCGATTGAAGGGAAGCCTAAAACCGGAAGTTTCCTGAAGGAATTAATTATCGAAACGCTGTATCAAACAGGAATGCGGAGGGCAGAATTAACAGGTCTTTTGTTTGATAATGTTGACTTTAGCAAAAAAGAAATCATGGTAACCGGTAAAGGGAATAAGTCTCGCATCATCCCTGTCTCCGAAAAACTTATTAAAGGTTTTGAACAGTATTTACCCACAAGAAAACCTCTGAAAACGGATGAGGCGTATTTTTTTGTAAGTAAAAAAGGTGAAAAACTCAATGATAAATTTGTCTATTCTGCTGTAAATTCCTACCTTGGTCTTGTTACTTCGAAGTCGAAAAAGAGCCCTCATATTTTACGGCACAGTTTTGCTACTCATGTTTTAGAAAATGGGGCTGAAATTTCTAAGCTGAAGAAATTAATGGGACATTCGTCTTTGGCCTCAACCCAGGTTTATACCACAGCGAATATTGAACAATTAAAAAAAGTGTTTAACAATGCTCATCCTAGAGCGATAAAAAATGTAGATTATGAAAATTAA
- the rpsU gene encoding 30S ribosomal protein S21: protein MLIIPVKDGESIDRALKKYKRKFDKTGTIRALRSRQQFNKPSVVKRAANTKAAYKQRNLSIEEQA, encoded by the coding sequence ATGTTAATAATCCCAGTAAAAGATGGTGAATCCATCGACAGAGCTTTAAAAAAGTACAAAAGAAAGTTTGACAAAACAGGAACTATCAGAGCTCTTAGAAGTCGTCAGCAATTCAATAAGCCTTCTGTTGTGAAGAGAGCAGCGAATACCAAAGCAGCTTACAAACAAAGAAACTTAAGCATCGAAGAACAAGCTTAA
- a CDS encoding TolC family protein — protein sequence MNRILVIALLISSCAFSQKKITLQQAEQSFVKNNLQLIAQQYNISAADADIVQAKIWELPQASFEANVFSPENNTFFNLGPSKSLALQQLFLLGGKRKNEIEFARSNKELSQLQFNQLLFELKSQLRETFYSIYFDQRKLENLDGQLAFLTDLVKAYKVQTAKGNIALKDEVRLQTMVLALNNEKFQIRNAVFSQLQNLHTLTGISDDIIPEMSEDEVQILIKNQPLISLNELKKIALEHNADYLYGLKSIENSKSYYKWQKSLNIPDVTGGLQWNQNSGIFKNEINFTVAIPIPLWKQNQGNVQKAQILVEQSQKNTDYQKQELENKITAAYQNWQNNYTQYFGIELADLNNLNAVYKGMQNNFRKGNITLMDFTDFSNSYKETVLQIDEIKKQVVISAEQLNQLIQTPIFN from the coding sequence ATGAATAGAATACTCGTGATCGCTCTGCTGATTTCTTCCTGCGCTTTTTCACAGAAAAAAATCACCCTTCAACAGGCAGAGCAATCTTTTGTTAAAAACAATTTGCAGCTTATCGCGCAACAGTACAATATTTCTGCTGCGGACGCAGATATTGTACAGGCAAAAATTTGGGAACTTCCGCAGGCATCTTTTGAAGCCAACGTTTTCAGCCCGGAGAATAACACCTTTTTTAATCTTGGACCCAGCAAAAGTCTGGCATTGCAGCAGCTTTTTCTGTTGGGCGGAAAAAGAAAAAATGAGATAGAATTTGCAAGATCTAATAAAGAGCTGAGCCAGCTTCAGTTTAATCAATTATTATTTGAACTTAAGTCCCAGCTGCGGGAAACTTTTTATTCCATTTATTTCGATCAGAGAAAATTAGAGAATCTCGATGGTCAGTTGGCTTTTTTAACTGATTTGGTCAAAGCATACAAAGTACAAACAGCGAAAGGAAACATCGCGCTTAAAGATGAAGTGAGGTTGCAGACAATGGTTTTGGCCCTTAATAACGAGAAATTTCAAATAAGAAATGCTGTTTTTTCTCAACTTCAGAATCTTCATACTTTGACAGGAATCAGCGACGATATTATTCCTGAAATGTCGGAAGACGAAGTTCAAATATTGATTAAAAATCAACCACTCATTTCTTTAAATGAATTAAAAAAGATCGCATTAGAACACAATGCTGATTATTTATACGGTTTAAAATCCATTGAAAACAGCAAGTCGTATTACAAATGGCAAAAATCCCTGAACATTCCCGATGTGACCGGTGGATTACAATGGAATCAAAACAGCGGTATTTTCAAAAACGAAATTAATTTTACCGTTGCAATCCCAATTCCCTTGTGGAAGCAGAATCAGGGGAACGTTCAGAAAGCGCAGATCTTAGTGGAGCAAAGTCAGAAAAATACCGACTATCAAAAACAAGAACTCGAAAATAAAATAACGGCGGCTTATCAAAACTGGCAAAATAATTATACCCAATATTTTGGTATCGAGCTGGCCGACCTCAATAATTTGAATGCGGTATATAAAGGAATGCAGAACAATTTCAGAAAAGGAAATATTACTTTGATGGACTTTACTGATTTTAGCAACAGTTATAAAGAAACTGTTTTACAAATCGACGAAATAAAAAAGCAGGTCGTGATTTCGGCTGAACAATTAAATCAACTTATACAAACTCCCATTTTCAATTAA